One Gelria sp. Kuro-4 DNA segment encodes these proteins:
- a CDS encoding propanediol/glycerol family dehydratase medium subunit, with amino-acid sequence MQISEQLVRQVVEEVLASMGQAEPAKAPEAAVPAAPVSGIAFTELGEAQPGTKADEVVIGLAPAFGLYQTKTILGIPHAVVLREMIAGIEEEGLRARVIRVRQSSDVAFVAHTAAKLSGSGIGIGIQSRGTTVIHQKDLDPLSNLELFPQCPLLKPETYRAIGRNAARYAKGGSPNPVPTENDQMARPKYQAVAAVLHIKETEHVDRSAKPVELAVSFK; translated from the coding sequence ATGCAGATCAGCGAACAGCTTGTTCGCCAGGTAGTGGAAGAAGTGCTGGCCAGCATGGGCCAGGCCGAGCCGGCAAAAGCGCCGGAAGCGGCCGTCCCTGCTGCGCCGGTGAGTGGGATTGCCTTCACCGAGCTGGGCGAGGCGCAGCCGGGGACCAAGGCGGACGAGGTAGTCATCGGCCTGGCGCCGGCCTTCGGGCTTTACCAGACGAAGACCATCCTCGGCATTCCGCATGCCGTCGTTCTGCGAGAAATGATCGCCGGGATCGAAGAAGAAGGCCTGCGGGCGCGCGTCATCCGCGTGCGCCAGAGCTCGGACGTGGCCTTTGTGGCGCACACGGCCGCCAAACTCTCCGGCTCCGGCATTGGCATCGGCATCCAGTCCCGCGGGACCACGGTGATCCACCAGAAAGACCTCGACCCGCTCTCCAACCTGGAGCTTTTCCCGCAGTGCCCGCTTCTCAAGCCTGAGACCTACCGTGCCATCGGGCGCAACGCCGCCCGGTACGCCAAGGGCGGTTCGCCTAACCCGGTACCGACGGAAAACGACCAGATGGCCCGGCCCAAGTACCAGGCGGTGGCGGCCGTGCTCCACATCAAGGAGACGGAGCACGTGGACCGCAGCGCGAAGCCGGTTGAACTTGCTGTGAGCTTTAAATAG